A genomic segment from Luteibacter aegosomatis encodes:
- a CDS encoding WYL domain-containing protein, translating to MPRGNAAPEERLRAIETLLLWEGRVTRGRLLDLFPVHETMASRDLLAYRQQFPRALTSDLSSKAYEATPFLQPALTAGTFAEYQQLIGLAGLGVANGPIPIESSHLDATQIDFRNFARLHNAVRTSACVRIEYRSMRNPERHERVIRPHSFIQAGPRWHLRGFCKEAKEFREFNLGRISSTSTEADEMLPGIEEDKDWLALIKLRLVPHRDLSVPQKQLVRDEYMSGTTAQVFEVRMPMVRYLAQSFRAAVDPDREKPPSFLLMVEGVESLPSNILWQP from the coding sequence ATGCCACGAGGCAACGCCGCCCCCGAAGAGCGCCTGAGGGCGATCGAGACCCTGCTTCTATGGGAGGGGAGGGTGACCCGCGGCCGGCTACTCGACCTCTTCCCCGTCCATGAAACGATGGCTAGTCGAGACCTTCTGGCCTATCGGCAGCAGTTTCCACGAGCGCTCACGTCGGACCTGAGCAGCAAGGCGTACGAAGCTACCCCGTTCCTGCAGCCCGCACTGACGGCGGGTACTTTTGCCGAATACCAGCAGCTCATTGGTCTGGCGGGGCTTGGCGTAGCTAACGGACCGATACCGATCGAGTCTTCACACCTAGACGCTACTCAGATCGACTTTAGAAACTTCGCTCGCCTACATAATGCGGTACGAACATCGGCATGCGTGCGTATCGAATATCGCTCCATGCGAAACCCTGAAAGACACGAAAGAGTCATTAGGCCCCACAGCTTTATTCAAGCAGGCCCGCGTTGGCATCTAAGAGGTTTCTGCAAGGAGGCAAAAGAATTTAGAGAGTTTAATCTAGGCCGAATCTCTTCAACATCGACAGAAGCTGATGAAATGCTGCCTGGAATTGAGGAGGACAAAGATTGGTTAGCCTTAATCAAGTTGAGGCTCGTACCTCATAGAGATTTGAGCGTTCCACAAAAGCAGTTAGTTAGAGACGAATACATGAGCGGCACTACCGCTCAAGTCTTTGAAGTTCGAATGCCTATGGTCCGCTATCTCGCTCAATCTTTTCGTGCCGCGGTTGACCCCGATAGAGAAAAGCCGCCATCTTTCTTGCTGATGGTTGAAGGCGTCGAATCCTTGCCGTCTAACATTCTTTGGCAACCTTAG